Proteins from a single region of Diaphorobacter limosus:
- a CDS encoding DUF2274 domain-containing protein: MNTTKKLRLGPLPKTESVKLTFACPASLKADLDRYAALHAQAYGEAVDALTLIPHMLEAFMAGDRGFKRTQPKNGKAAPA; this comes from the coding sequence ATGAACACGACCAAGAAGCTGCGGCTCGGGCCGCTGCCCAAGACCGAAAGCGTCAAGCTGACCTTTGCCTGCCCGGCCAGCCTGAAAGCCGACCTCGACCGCTACGCCGCGCTGCACGCGCAGGCATACGGCGAGGCAGTAGATGCCTTGACGCTGATTCCGCACATGTTGGAAGCCTTCATGGCTGGCGATCGGGGATTCAAGCGCACACAACCCAAGAACGGAAAAGCCGCCCCTGCGTAA
- a CDS encoding TrbI/VirB10 family protein, with amino-acid sequence MSQDDSPDLAPQTGKVAPEAVALRAQPRPVTRLNRRTLAMLTGGLSVAVLGATIWSLQPHRRGAGEQTELYNVDRMSKSEGLDGLPSDYSKLPKVPELGPPLPGDLGPAIVKSQQPMAPTYAPPGHDPEDAQRKEAEAAAASSVFFRSGTPGKGAAPGTAQVAATGSASGLAGFDPLAAGPASTAAQPADPTAVQNRQDQKEAFLKGGSTETRNSGNLQMPSSPYQVMAGTVIAGALVTGIKSDLPGDVIATVTEPVYDTATGKFLLIPQGSRILGKYNSQVSYGQSRVQVVWNRIILPDTSSLKLDNLAGTDPAGYAGLEDGVDWHWDRVFAGAALTTLLGVGAELAAPENRQDGNRIVIAGRDSAQDSINQVGQEMTRRNMNIQPTLTERPGLPVRIIVNRDLVLRPYQPLFFNRGAMR; translated from the coding sequence ATGAGCCAGGACGATTCCCCTGACCTTGCGCCGCAAACGGGCAAGGTCGCGCCCGAGGCGGTGGCGCTGCGCGCCCAGCCGCGCCCGGTCACGCGCCTGAACCGGCGCACCTTGGCCATGCTCACCGGCGGCCTGTCGGTCGCCGTGCTCGGGGCCACGATCTGGTCGTTGCAGCCGCATCGACGCGGTGCGGGCGAGCAGACCGAGCTGTACAACGTGGATCGCATGTCGAAGTCCGAAGGGCTGGACGGCCTGCCGTCGGATTACTCCAAGCTGCCGAAGGTGCCGGAGCTGGGGCCGCCGCTGCCGGGCGACCTTGGCCCAGCCATCGTGAAGTCGCAGCAACCGATGGCGCCGACGTATGCGCCACCGGGCCACGACCCGGAGGATGCACAGCGCAAGGAGGCCGAAGCAGCCGCAGCTTCTTCGGTGTTCTTCCGCTCGGGCACTCCCGGCAAGGGCGCAGCGCCAGGCACGGCGCAAGTCGCTGCGACTGGCTCGGCATCAGGCTTGGCGGGCTTCGACCCGCTGGCCGCTGGCCCGGCCTCGACGGCGGCCCAGCCCGCCGACCCGACCGCCGTGCAGAACCGGCAAGACCAGAAAGAGGCGTTCCTGAAAGGCGGTTCTACGGAAACCCGTAATTCCGGCAATCTGCAAATGCCGTCCTCGCCGTACCAGGTCATGGCCGGAACGGTGATCGCCGGGGCACTGGTGACGGGCATCAAGTCGGACTTGCCGGGCGACGTGATCGCCACGGTGACGGAGCCGGTCTATGACACGGCCACGGGCAAGTTCCTGCTGATCCCGCAGGGCTCGCGCATCCTGGGCAAGTACAACAGCCAGGTGAGCTACGGGCAAAGCCGCGTGCAGGTGGTGTGGAACCGCATCATCCTGCCAGACACGTCGTCGCTGAAGCTCGACAACCTCGCGGGCACCGATCCGGCCGGCTATGCCGGGCTGGAGGATGGTGTCGATTGGCATTGGGATCGCGTCTTCGCGGGTGCGGCGCTGACGACCCTGCTGGGCGTGGGCGCCGAGCTGGCCGCGCCGGAGAACCGGCAGGATGGCAACCGCATCGTGATCGCCGGGCGCGACAGCGCGCAGGACAGCATCAATCAGGTCGGCCAGGAGATGACCCGGCGCAACATGAACATTCAGCCGACCTTGACCGAGCGGCCGGGCCTGCCGGTACGGATCATCGTGAACCGTGACTTGGTTTTGCGACCGTACCAACCGCTGTTCTTCAACAGGGGGGCGATGCGATGA
- the trbG gene encoding P-type conjugative transfer protein TrbG: MNDLFCKSALPVALLASTVLFSGCATQGKPPPTISLDEPVQAQPLPEPPVPVEVVAVSQVLPMPAQMKPVPDAKPAAEPADETVRVSRANAEARIAPTREGYVNAIQVWPFTDGALYQVYAAVGRVTVIALQPGEELVTVAAGDTVRWIVGDTSSGSGDALRVNVMVKPIRSGLKTNLVITTSRRTYLLELTSTEKTWMASVSWEYPKDKMLALQRQSQAASAAAPVDSGLSLEKIRFRYAVSGSNPPWKPLRAFDDGEKVYIQFPAGIAQGELPPLFVIGAQGDGQLVNYRFRSPYYIVDRLFGAAELRLGGDKGDVVRIERTDGVSGGTRRN, translated from the coding sequence ATGAATGATCTTTTCTGTAAATCTGCCTTGCCGGTGGCGCTGTTAGCTTCGACGGTGCTGTTCTCTGGCTGCGCCACGCAGGGCAAGCCGCCGCCGACCATTTCGCTCGATGAGCCGGTGCAGGCCCAGCCGCTGCCGGAGCCGCCTGTGCCCGTGGAGGTAGTAGCCGTATCGCAGGTGCTGCCGATGCCGGCGCAGATGAAGCCTGTGCCGGATGCCAAGCCCGCCGCAGAACCTGCCGATGAAACCGTGCGCGTTTCGCGCGCCAATGCCGAAGCGCGCATTGCGCCTACGCGCGAGGGCTATGTCAACGCGATTCAGGTCTGGCCCTTCACCGATGGCGCGCTGTACCAGGTCTACGCGGCCGTGGGCCGCGTGACCGTGATCGCGCTCCAGCCAGGCGAGGAACTGGTGACGGTGGCGGCGGGCGATACCGTGCGCTGGATCGTGGGTGATACATCGAGCGGCAGCGGCGATGCGCTGCGCGTCAACGTGATGGTCAAGCCGATCCGCTCGGGCCTGAAGACCAATCTGGTCATCACCACCAGCCGCAGGACGTACCTGCTGGAACTGACTTCGACCGAGAAGACATGGATGGCATCGGTGTCCTGGGAGTACCCGAAGGACAAGATGCTGGCCCTGCAGCGCCAGTCGCAGGCGGCCAGCGCCGCCGCGCCGGTCGATAGCGGCCTGTCGCTGGAGAAGATCCGTTTCCGCTACGCGGTCAGCGGCAGCAATCCGCCGTGGAAGCCGCTGCGCGCCTTCGACGATGGCGAGAAGGTCTACATCCAGTTCCCCGCCGGCATCGCACAAGGCGAGCTGCCGCCGCTGTTTGTCATCGGCGCGCAGGGTGACGGACAACTGGTGAACTACCGTTTCCGCTCGCCGTACTACATCGTGGATCGGCTGTTCGGCGCGGCCGAATTGCGCCTGGGCGGCGACAAGGGCGACGTGGTGCGCATTGAGCGCACAGACGGTGTCTCGGGTGGCACGCGGAGGAACTGA
- the trbF gene encoding conjugal transfer protein TrbF produces MRFKRPQVRYADTPQPATPYQSAAQVWDERIGSTRVQARNWRFMAFGCLTLAVLMAGGLVWRSAQSIVTPYVIEVDNAGQVRAVGEAATPYKPSDAQIAYHLGRFIGLVRSLSIDPIVVRQNWLDAYDYTTDKGAVVLNEYARVTDPFARIGKESVTVQITSVTRASDTSFNVRWTETRFVNGVLDRTERWNAVISTVLQAPRTEQRLRKNPLGIYVNGLSWSRELEANEGAKP; encoded by the coding sequence ATGCGATTCAAACGACCGCAGGTGCGCTACGCCGATACGCCGCAGCCTGCCACCCCGTACCAATCCGCGGCGCAAGTCTGGGACGAGCGCATCGGTTCGACCCGCGTGCAGGCCAGAAACTGGCGTTTCATGGCCTTTGGCTGCCTCACGCTGGCGGTGTTGATGGCGGGCGGCCTGGTCTGGCGCTCGGCCCAGTCCATTGTCACGCCTTATGTCATCGAGGTGGATAACGCGGGCCAGGTGCGTGCTGTCGGCGAAGCCGCCACGCCCTACAAGCCGAGCGATGCGCAGATCGCCTACCACCTCGGCCGCTTTATCGGCCTGGTGCGCTCGCTGTCCATCGATCCCATCGTTGTGCGGCAGAACTGGCTCGATGCCTACGACTACACGACCGACAAGGGCGCCGTGGTGCTCAACGAGTACGCCCGCGTGACCGATCCGTTCGCGCGCATCGGCAAGGAGTCGGTGACGGTGCAGATCACCAGCGTAACCCGCGCCAGCGACACGTCTTTCAACGTGCGCTGGACGGAGACGCGCTTCGTCAATGGCGTGCTGGATCGCACTGAACGCTGGAACGCAGTGATTTCCACGGTGCTGCAAGCCCCGCGCACCGAGCAGCGCCTGCGCAAGAACCCTCTGGGCATCTACGTCAACGGCCTGTCGTGGAGCCGCGAACTGGAAGCGAATGAAGGAGCAAAACCATGA
- the trbL gene encoding P-type conjugative transfer protein TrbL, with the protein MNDVTVIDRFLDTFSRYIDSGFGLLQGEVAFLTATLIVIDMTLVGLFWAMGHASGQGEDVMAKLIRKVLYVGAFAYIIGNFNTLAGIVFRSFAGLGLTASGSTLSMGRFLQPGWLAKTGLDAAAPILQQIGDLAGFPEVFVHLDMIVVLFFAWLVVIVSFFVLAVQLFITLIEFKLTTLAGFVLVPFALWNKTAFLAEKVLGNVVSAGIKVLVLAVIVGISSGLFAEFRIPPGSEPSIDRALVIMLASLSMLALGIFGPGIATGLVSGAPQLGAGAMAGAALGAAGAAVAVGAAATGVGGAVAAGARMAPAAARLAGSGARVAAGAASSARSAFQASSASAGGGLKGAAAGVGNVAKTGAQAAGQKVAYGARSMKERVAAAFRPDEAASAPGAGAEAQGASNATASSPSTEQPAWAKRLHRRQQLAHAATTAAHTLRGGDGGGSGQGPSLRSPDE; encoded by the coding sequence ATGAATGACGTGACGGTCATCGACCGATTTCTCGACACGTTCTCGCGCTACATCGACTCGGGTTTCGGTCTGCTGCAGGGGGAGGTGGCTTTCCTCACGGCGACGCTGATCGTCATTGACATGACGCTGGTGGGCTTGTTCTGGGCCATGGGTCATGCCAGCGGCCAGGGTGAGGACGTCATGGCCAAGCTGATCCGCAAGGTGCTCTACGTGGGCGCCTTCGCTTACATCATCGGAAACTTCAATACCCTGGCGGGCATCGTGTTCCGGTCGTTTGCTGGGCTGGGACTGACGGCCAGCGGTTCGACCCTGAGCATGGGTCGCTTCCTGCAACCGGGGTGGCTCGCAAAGACAGGGCTGGATGCGGCAGCGCCCATCCTTCAGCAGATCGGTGATCTGGCAGGCTTCCCCGAGGTGTTCGTCCACCTCGACATGATCGTGGTGCTGTTCTTCGCTTGGCTGGTGGTCATCGTCAGTTTCTTCGTGCTGGCGGTGCAGCTCTTCATCACGCTGATCGAGTTCAAGCTGACCACGCTGGCCGGGTTCGTGCTGGTTCCGTTTGCGCTGTGGAACAAGACTGCGTTCCTGGCCGAGAAGGTACTGGGCAATGTGGTGTCGGCGGGCATCAAGGTGCTGGTGTTGGCCGTCATTGTGGGCATCAGCTCGGGGCTGTTCGCCGAATTCAGGATTCCGCCTGGCTCCGAACCTTCCATCGACCGGGCGCTGGTCATCATGCTGGCCTCGCTGTCCATGCTGGCCCTGGGCATCTTTGGGCCGGGCATTGCCACCGGACTGGTGTCGGGCGCGCCACAGCTTGGCGCTGGCGCGATGGCCGGGGCCGCGCTGGGTGCGGCCGGCGCTGCCGTTGCCGTGGGTGCTGCGGCCACGGGCGTCGGCGGTGCGGTAGCCGCCGGGGCACGCATGGCGCCCGCAGCCGCCAGGCTGGCTGGTAGCGGCGCGCGGGTCGCCGCTGGAGCCGCCAGCAGCGCGCGGTCGGCGTTCCAGGCCAGCTCCGCATCCGCCGGCGGCGGCCTCAAGGGCGCCGCCGCTGGTGTAGGCAATGTTGCCAAGACCGGCGCGCAGGCGGCCGGGCAGAAGGTGGCCTATGGGGCGCGCTCGATGAAGGAGCGTGTCGCTGCCGCCTTCCGGCCCGATGAAGCTGCCTCGGCACCCGGGGCTGGTGCCGAGGCGCAGGGCGCCAGCAATGCCACCGCTTCATCCCCATCCACCGAGCAACCCGCCTGGGCCAAACGTCTGCATCGCCGTCAGCAACTCGCCCATGCCGCGACCACTGCCGCCCACACGCTGCGCGGGGGCGATGGCGGCGGCTCGGGACAAGGGCCGAGCTTGCGTAGTCCAGATGAATGA
- the trbJ gene encoding P-type conjugative transfer protein TrbJ, translated as MSARIPIEGQSMTATSLNRRIQMLRTAMGPLIAAALEDPDVVEVMLNPDRTLWVDRLSSGRAPMGVELSEADGERIIRLVAAHVGAEVHRGQPLLSAELPETGERFEGILPPAAPGPAFALRKRAVGVIPLSRYIEDGMMTAEQAGFQVRAVRERQNILIAGATSSGKTTLVNALLAEIAATGDRVLVLEDTVELQCAARDHVPLRTRRGVVSMQELVRSSNLASLPFSVVSRLRSNLALTQRLIEQAKGLAYDVANLDKEFKRLYPEQYAATVSGNQMYLDAQERWKNTLNGLRTTMQMQAQASQNLSDDESVLADLVGKSQSAEGALQAMQAMNQLLALQAKQSIQTQRLQITQDRAASLELARQAAAAERGREVRRRFLGTGTPYTPQTVNFYGN; from the coding sequence ATGAGCGCCCGCATTCCCATTGAAGGGCAGTCCATGACCGCCACCTCGCTCAACCGCCGCATCCAGATGCTGCGCACGGCGATGGGGCCGCTGATCGCCGCTGCACTTGAAGACCCGGACGTGGTGGAGGTGATGCTGAATCCCGATCGCACCCTTTGGGTGGATCGGCTTTCCTCGGGCCGTGCGCCGATGGGCGTGGAACTGTCCGAAGCGGACGGCGAGCGAATCATCCGTCTTGTGGCCGCCCACGTCGGCGCAGAGGTGCATCGCGGGCAACCACTGTTGTCCGCTGAATTGCCAGAAACCGGCGAACGCTTCGAGGGCATCTTGCCGCCTGCCGCTCCGGGGCCGGCCTTCGCCTTGCGCAAGCGCGCCGTGGGCGTGATCCCACTCTCGCGCTACATCGAAGACGGCATGATGACGGCTGAACAGGCGGGCTTTCAGGTGCGGGCCGTGCGCGAGCGCCAGAACATCCTGATTGCCGGCGCGACAAGCAGTGGCAAGACCACGCTCGTCAATGCGCTGCTGGCGGAGATTGCCGCCACGGGCGACCGCGTGCTGGTGCTCGAAGACACGGTGGAGTTGCAGTGCGCGGCCCGCGACCATGTGCCACTGCGCACGCGCCGGGGCGTCGTGTCCATGCAGGAGCTGGTGCGCTCCTCCAACCTGGCCAGCCTGCCGTTCAGCGTAGTGAGCCGCCTGCGCAGTAATCTGGCGCTGACCCAGCGGCTGATCGAGCAGGCCAAGGGGCTGGCTTACGACGTGGCGAATCTGGACAAGGAGTTCAAGCGCCTGTATCCCGAGCAGTACGCCGCCACGGTGAGCGGCAATCAGATGTACCTCGATGCGCAGGAGCGTTGGAAGAACACGCTCAATGGTCTGCGAACCACCATGCAGATGCAGGCTCAGGCGTCGCAGAACCTGAGTGACGACGAAAGCGTGCTGGCTGACCTCGTGGGTAAGAGCCAGTCGGCCGAGGGCGCGCTGCAAGCGATGCAGGCCATGAACCAGCTGCTGGCCTTGCAGGCCAAGCAGTCGATCCAGACACAACGGTTGCAGATCACGCAGGACCGGGCGGCCTCGCTGGAACTGGCGCGGCAGGCGGCGGCTGCGGAACGCGGGCGTGAGGTGCGGCGACGTTTTCTTGGCACGGGCACGCCGTACACGCCGCAGACCGTCAACTTCTACGGCAACTGA
- a CDS encoding ribbon-helix-helix protein, CopG family, with protein sequence MSQHRLNLFIQPEHARRLDELAAKKGVSKSSIVAAALASWLSPDAADQREAAIAKRLDRLSRQAERLERDQNIQIETLALFIRYYLTVSTPVPEAHQEAARAQGKARFEQFVEQLGRHLLRGRSLVRDVVEELHPQVHEFGMRMEDAAAVAQARERAS encoded by the coding sequence ATGAGCCAGCACCGCCTGAATCTTTTTATTCAACCTGAGCACGCCAGGCGTCTGGACGAACTGGCCGCCAAGAAAGGCGTGTCCAAGTCGTCCATCGTCGCAGCGGCACTCGCATCGTGGCTGTCGCCCGATGCCGCCGACCAGCGCGAGGCGGCGATTGCCAAGCGGCTGGATCGTCTCTCGCGCCAGGCTGAGCGCCTGGAGCGCGACCAGAACATCCAGATCGAAACGCTGGCGCTGTTCATCCGCTACTACCTGACCGTGAGCACGCCGGTTCCCGAGGCGCATCAAGAGGCCGCCCGCGCCCAGGGCAAGGCGCGGTTCGAGCAGTTCGTGGAGCAGTTGGGTCGCCACCTGCTGCGCGGGCGCAGCCTGGTGCGCGACGTGGTGGAGGAGCTGCACCCCCAAGTTCACGAGTTCGGGATGCGGATGGAGGACGCGGCGGCGGTTGCGCAGGCGCGGGAGCGTGCGTCATGA
- a CDS encoding conjugal transfer protein TraG, with product MQGTNVLFGQIAVVFGIVIAGVWAATQWTAAALGYQLRLGSPWFDFFSTPVYHPWRLFEWWFLFDAYAPRVFDTGGAIAGGSGLLGVVVAIGMSIWRSRQSRLVTTYGSARWASAQDVRKAGLTQSTGVFLGQHDRQYLRHEGPEHVLTFAPTRSGKGVGLVVPTLLSWPASAVIHDIKGENWSITAGWRSRFSHCLLFNPTDSRSAAYNPLLEVRRGAHEVRDVQNIADILVDPEGALEKRNHWEKTSHALLVGAILHVLYAGEDKTLRGVANFLSDPASPFELTLHRMMTTHHLGDGPHPVVASAAREVLNKSDNERSGVLSTAMSFLGLYRDPTVAEVTSCCDWRIADLIAAESPVSLYLVVPPSDISRTKPLIRLILNQIGRRLTESLDGSDGIKRRHKLLLMLDEFPALGRLDFFETALAFMAGYGIRSFLIAQSLNQIDKAYGQNHSILDNCHVRVTFATNDERTAKRISETLGTATELRAQRNYAGHRLAPWLGHLMVSRQETARPLLTPGEVMQLPPDESVVMVSSLPPIKAKKLRYYTDANFKCRVLPPPSLADGHYADVPPSRLDDWSGLALPAVPVAPVADAAEGFAAASDGGPRRQPELTEAVAYDPGLAAPSTDLALLDDDDLLLPLPRQLDPAMQRTARLASLDPNDGIEL from the coding sequence ATGCAAGGGACGAATGTGCTGTTCGGTCAGATCGCCGTCGTGTTCGGCATCGTGATCGCTGGCGTGTGGGCAGCCACACAATGGACGGCAGCGGCCCTGGGCTATCAGCTACGCCTTGGCTCGCCTTGGTTCGATTTCTTCAGCACGCCGGTCTATCACCCTTGGCGGTTGTTCGAGTGGTGGTTCCTCTTCGACGCCTACGCGCCGCGCGTCTTTGACACGGGCGGCGCCATCGCGGGTGGCAGCGGCTTGCTGGGGGTGGTGGTCGCCATCGGCATGTCGATCTGGCGCTCGCGGCAGTCGCGTTTGGTCACGACCTACGGATCGGCCCGCTGGGCGAGTGCGCAAGACGTTCGCAAGGCCGGCCTCACGCAGTCGACCGGCGTGTTCCTTGGCCAGCACGATCGCCAGTATCTGCGCCATGAAGGCCCGGAACACGTCCTGACCTTTGCGCCCACGCGCAGCGGCAAAGGCGTCGGTCTGGTTGTGCCGACGCTTCTGTCCTGGCCCGCGTCCGCCGTCATCCACGACATCAAGGGCGAGAACTGGAGCATCACCGCCGGCTGGCGCTCGCGTTTCTCGCACTGCCTGCTGTTCAACCCCACAGACAGCCGGTCGGCCGCCTACAACCCGCTGCTGGAGGTGCGGCGCGGCGCGCATGAAGTGCGCGATGTGCAGAACATCGCGGACATCCTGGTCGATCCCGAGGGCGCGCTGGAGAAGCGCAACCACTGGGAAAAGACCTCGCACGCGCTGCTGGTCGGGGCCATCCTGCACGTGCTCTACGCGGGCGAAGACAAGACGCTGCGCGGCGTGGCGAACTTCCTGTCCGATCCGGCCAGTCCCTTCGAGCTGACCCTGCACCGCATGATGACCACACACCACCTGGGCGATGGGCCGCATCCGGTGGTGGCCTCGGCGGCGCGCGAAGTGCTCAACAAGAGCGACAACGAGCGTTCCGGCGTGCTGTCCACGGCCATGTCGTTCCTCGGCCTGTACCGCGACCCCACGGTGGCGGAAGTCACTTCGTGCTGCGACTGGCGCATCGCCGACCTGATCGCGGCCGAATCCCCCGTATCGCTGTATCTCGTGGTGCCGCCTTCGGACATCTCGCGGACAAAGCCGCTCATTCGCCTGATCCTCAACCAGATCGGGCGGCGCCTCACCGAATCGCTCGACGGCTCCGACGGCATCAAACGCCGCCACAAGCTGCTGCTGATGCTCGACGAGTTCCCGGCACTCGGACGTCTGGACTTCTTCGAGACGGCGCTGGCCTTCATGGCCGGCTACGGCATCCGCAGCTTCCTCATCGCGCAGTCGCTCAACCAGATCGACAAGGCCTACGGCCAGAACCACTCCATCCTCGACAACTGCCATGTCCGGGTGACGTTCGCCACCAACGACGAACGCACCGCCAAACGGATTTCCGAGACGCTGGGCACCGCGACCGAACTGCGCGCGCAGCGCAACTACGCGGGCCACCGACTGGCGCCGTGGCTGGGGCACCTCATGGTGTCGCGCCAGGAAACGGCCCGTCCGCTGCTGACGCCGGGCGAAGTGATGCAGCTTCCGCCGGATGAATCGGTGGTGATGGTGTCCAGCCTGCCACCGATCAAGGCCAAGAAGCTGCGCTACTACACGGACGCCAATTTCAAGTGTCGCGTGTTGCCGCCGCCTTCGCTTGCGGATGGGCACTACGCCGACGTGCCTCCCTCGCGGCTCGACGACTGGAGCGGGCTGGCGCTTCCCGCCGTGCCGGTCGCACCTGTTGCCGATGCCGCCGAAGGCTTCGCTGCCGCATCCGACGGCGGCCCACGCCGTCAGCCCGAGCTAACTGAGGCCGTCGCCTACGACCCCGGGCTGGCCGCTCCCTCCACCGACCTCGCGCTGCTCGACGACGACGACCTACTACTTCCCCTTCCTCGCCAGCTTGATCCGGCCATGCAGCGCACGGCCCGGCTGGCTTCCCTCGACCCCAACGACGGAATCGAGCTATGA
- a CDS encoding EexN family lipoprotein has translation MRDSVMLAAFAAIVLVACGKPESAAMETVESLAANPERLKTLREQCRLERAKMGDELCNRVSEATRKRFYGNGNVPYTPPKEPPKF, from the coding sequence ATGCGTGATTCAGTGATGCTTGCGGCATTCGCCGCCATTGTTCTTGTCGCCTGCGGTAAACCCGAGTCAGCCGCGATGGAAACTGTGGAATCGCTGGCTGCCAATCCAGAGCGCCTCAAGACGCTGCGCGAGCAGTGCAGGCTGGAGAGGGCCAAGATGGGTGATGAGCTGTGCAATCGTGTCTCGGAGGCGACGCGAAAACGCTTCTACGGGAATGGCAACGTACCCTACACACCGCCGAAAGAACCACCCAAGTTCTAA
- a CDS encoding LysR family transcriptional regulator, whose amino-acid sequence MAVAEELHFARAAEKLHIEQSPLSRAIKELEEELGVMLFARTTRSTRLTRAGRLFLEHVQRVFTALEQARDSVQAAANGFDGQLRIALSDGITPSRLPALLARSREEDPEVEIRLFEVPLAQQIKGLHDDLYDAGFSMAEDAGDGILVEPAWDDQLMVAVPARHPVLAFKRIPLDEVLRYPLALGDPASCEGHARQVDRFLRQQTAQEPLIAQRVATFEVMMTLVSAGLALGLAGAAHIASSRELNVVARPLAGRPPMLTTYLLRRDTEPTQVLARFIERFQLIGSTGGDAATIRGGV is encoded by the coding sequence ATCGCAGTCGCAGAGGAACTTCACTTTGCTCGCGCGGCCGAGAAATTGCATATCGAGCAATCACCGTTGTCGCGCGCAATCAAGGAGCTGGAAGAAGAACTGGGCGTGATGCTGTTCGCCCGCACTACGCGCAGCACTCGGCTGACTCGCGCTGGAAGGTTGTTCCTGGAGCATGTGCAGCGTGTCTTCACCGCTTTGGAGCAGGCGCGCGACAGTGTGCAAGCCGCAGCCAACGGGTTCGACGGTCAGTTACGTATCGCCTTGTCCGACGGCATCACTCCTTCACGTCTTCCGGCCTTGCTCGCGCGCAGCCGCGAAGAAGACCCGGAGGTGGAAATCCGGCTGTTCGAGGTGCCTTTGGCCCAGCAGATCAAGGGGTTGCATGACGACCTGTACGACGCCGGATTCTCGATGGCCGAGGATGCGGGCGATGGCATCCTTGTAGAACCAGCCTGGGACGATCAGCTGATGGTGGCGGTGCCGGCACGCCACCCCGTATTGGCCTTCAAACGTATCCCTTTGGATGAGGTTCTGCGCTACCCATTGGCATTGGGTGATCCGGCAAGCTGCGAAGGGCACGCGCGCCAGGTGGATCGCTTCCTGCGCCAGCAGACAGCGCAGGAGCCGCTGATCGCGCAACGGGTGGCGACGTTCGAGGTCATGATGACGCTGGTTTCCGCTGGGCTGGCCCTGGGGCTGGCAGGCGCTGCGCACATTGCATCCAGCCGCGAACTGAACGTGGTGGCCCGCCCCTTGGCAGGCAGGCCACCGATGTTGACTACTTACCTGCTGCGTCGGGATACTGAACCGACTCAGGTGCTGGCGCGCTTCATCGAGCGGTTTCAGCTTATCGGCTCGACAGGCGGTGATGCGGCCACCATTCGGGGAGGTGTGTGA